A genomic stretch from Deltaproteobacteria bacterium includes:
- the rpoN gene encoding RNA polymerase sigma-54 factor, whose product MAYEVRQELRLTQQLVMTPQLQLAIKLLLLPKIELETMVREEIQTNPVLEDTIEAEGREVKREEDTRTEIDWQSYLDDYHDTRMPGVDFSARDEDGYVENVSSAGSSLGDHLYWQLVMAGLPDEDFKLGEFIIGNIDENGYLRVVESADERTAAQYEQGGAELGGGCGADRPRGALLPFSGPGDPEWRAVEVIASHTGVAVSDVERVLAVIQDFDPPGAGARSVRECLLLQARSLPVRDTLVEEIICRHLDTLARKNLKAIARDLGVTAEEVAEAARTISRSLSPAPGSAFGSDDSRVIVPDVYVHKVDGRYVVTLNEDGMPKLKVSGYYKRLLKSGGAMNEEAKGYIQEKLRSAAWLIKSVQQRQRTIYRVVESIVRFQQEFLDKGLKYLKPLVLKDVAEDIDVHESTVSRVTSNKYVHTPRGIYELKFFFSSSLGGGGGDAVAVEYIKERLRKIIESEDPASPLSDKQLVEKLREAGIDVARRTVAKYRESMGFLSSTRRKKSF is encoded by the coding sequence ATGGCATACGAAGTAAGACAGGAACTCAGGCTCACCCAGCAGCTCGTGATGACGCCGCAGCTCCAGCTCGCCATCAAGCTGCTGCTCCTGCCCAAGATCGAGCTCGAGACGATGGTGCGCGAGGAGATCCAGACCAACCCGGTCCTCGAGGACACCATCGAGGCCGAGGGACGGGAGGTCAAGCGGGAAGAGGATACGCGCACCGAGATAGACTGGCAGTCCTACCTCGACGACTACCACGACACCCGGATGCCGGGCGTGGACTTCAGCGCCCGCGACGAGGACGGCTATGTGGAGAACGTCTCGTCGGCGGGCAGCTCTCTCGGCGACCACCTCTACTGGCAGCTCGTCATGGCCGGTCTCCCCGACGAGGATTTCAAGCTCGGCGAGTTCATAATAGGCAACATCGACGAAAACGGCTACCTGCGCGTCGTCGAGTCCGCCGACGAGCGGACCGCGGCGCAGTATGAGCAGGGAGGCGCAGAGCTGGGAGGGGGGTGCGGAGCGGACCGCCCCCGGGGCGCTCTGCTCCCCTTCAGCGGCCCCGGCGACCCCGAATGGAGGGCCGTCGAGGTCATAGCCTCCCATACGGGAGTCGCCGTGAGCGACGTCGAGCGGGTGCTGGCCGTCATCCAGGACTTCGACCCCCCCGGCGCCGGGGCGCGCAGCGTCAGAGAGTGCCTGCTGCTCCAGGCCCGCTCCCTGCCCGTGCGCGACACCCTCGTGGAAGAGATAATCTGCCGCCACCTCGACACGCTGGCGCGCAAGAATCTCAAGGCCATAGCCCGGGACCTGGGCGTCACGGCGGAAGAGGTGGCCGAGGCGGCGAGGACCATAAGCAGGTCGCTGAGCCCGGCGCCGGGTTCGGCCTTCGGCTCCGACGACTCCCGCGTCATCGTCCCCGACGTCTACGTCCACAAGGTGGACGGCAGGTACGTGGTCACCCTCAACGAAGACGGCATGCCCAAGCTCAAGGTGAGCGGCTACTACAAGCGCCTGCTCAAGTCGGGCGGGGCCATGAACGAGGAGGCCAAGGGCTATATACAGGAGAAGCTGCGCTCGGCGGCATGGCTGATAAAGAGCGTCCAGCAGCGCCAGCGCACCATCTACAGGGTGGTCGAGAGCATCGTCCGCTTCCAGCAGGAGTTTCTCGACAAGGGGCTCAAGTACCTCAAGCCCCTGGTCCTCAAGGACGTGGCCGAGGACATAGACGTCCACGAGTCCACGGTGAGCCGCGTGACATCCAACAAGTACGTGCACACGCCCCGCGGCATCTACGAGCTCAAGTTCTTCTTCTCGTCGAGCCTGGGCGGAGGCGGCGGAGACGCCGTGGCCGTGGAGTACATAAAGGAGCGGCTCAGGAAGATCATCGAGAGCGAGGACCCCGCTTCCCCGCTGAGCGACAAGCAGCTCGTCGAGAAGCTGCGCGAGGCGGGCATAGACGTGGCAAGGCGCACGGTGGCCAAGTACAGGGAGTCCATGGGCTTCCTATCGTCAACGAGGCGCAAAAAGAGTTTCTGA
- the lptC gene encoding LPS export ABC transporter periplasmic protein LptC: MNRRLKGFLVTFIVLSVAALAALSLVNGRIKREVNAIRMTVDREAGMGVKIDNVRYSGMKEGRREWELEAETATYYKGEDLAVLDDVKAVLYSEAGTYTLRGREGRYFGSAGRIDVSGGVTVVSVEAGGGGYRLETERISYFTDEKRISTDDEVRLFSAAFDVDGVGLRIDIDEGRLTVLDDVKTVLKDASLLSAI; encoded by the coding sequence TTGAATCGAAGGCTCAAAGGTTTTCTCGTTACCTTCATCGTCCTCTCTGTCGCCGCCCTGGCGGCGCTGTCGCTGGTCAACGGCCGCATAAAGCGCGAGGTCAACGCCATAAGGATGACCGTAGACCGCGAGGCCGGCATGGGCGTGAAGATCGACAACGTCCGCTACTCGGGCATGAAGGAGGGCCGCAGGGAGTGGGAGCTCGAGGCCGAGACGGCCACGTACTACAAGGGTGAGGACCTGGCGGTGCTCGACGACGTGAAGGCCGTGCTCTACTCGGAGGCCGGCACCTATACGCTGCGCGGCCGGGAGGGGAGGTACTTCGGGTCCGCCGGACGCATCGATGTGAGCGGCGGCGTTACCGTCGTCTCCGTCGAGGCCGGCGGAGGCGGCTACAGGCTCGAGACCGAGAGGATAAGCTACTTCACCGATGAAAAGCGCATCAGCACGGACGACGAGGTGAGACTCTTCAGCGCGGCCTTCGACGTGGACGGCGTGGGCCTCCGCATAGATATAGACGAGGGGAGACTGACCGTACTCGATGACGTGAAGACGGTACTGAAGGATGCATCGTTGCTGTCGGCCATCTGA
- a CDS encoding insulinase family protein gives MFRISRTRLSNGVGVIVEQMPDVESVTIGLWVAAGSRDEPRRAHGVSHFIEHMLFKGTGRRTALDIAREIESVGGMLNAFTGKEYTCFYAKVLGDDLALAVDLLSDIYLNPAFDAGELEKERQVVLQEIRMVEDTPDDLVHDLFNEFFWKGHPLGRPILGTMERIGAVDRATLLDYYGAHYHPGNVFVVAAGKLDSARLAETLEGSLGRGAAAGRTARDGAPAANRGVRIVRRPLEQVHLCMGVPGVSQSDPRRYRLYLLNTILGGGMSSRLFQEVREKRGLAYSVYSYLNLCLDAGSLVVYAGTTKEAFAEVVEIVLKEFARLRRGVKADELARAKEQLKGGILLGLETSESRMMKIARDEIYFGDVMTVDRIVEEIEGVTEEEIRGTAREFLREEDLALVALGDVTRRRLPERLKR, from the coding sequence ATGTTTCGCATAAGCAGGACGAGGCTTTCCAACGGCGTCGGCGTCATTGTGGAGCAGATGCCCGACGTGGAGTCGGTGACCATCGGGCTGTGGGTGGCCGCAGGCTCCCGTGACGAGCCGCGCCGGGCCCACGGCGTATCCCACTTCATCGAGCACATGCTCTTCAAGGGCACGGGGCGAAGAACGGCCCTCGACATAGCGCGGGAGATAGAGTCGGTGGGAGGGATGCTCAACGCCTTCACCGGCAAGGAGTATACCTGCTTCTACGCCAAGGTGCTGGGCGATGACCTTGCGCTGGCCGTGGACCTGCTGAGCGACATCTACCTCAACCCCGCCTTCGATGCCGGAGAGCTCGAAAAGGAGCGCCAGGTGGTGCTCCAGGAGATACGGATGGTCGAGGACACGCCCGACGACCTCGTCCATGACCTCTTCAACGAGTTCTTCTGGAAGGGCCATCCCCTCGGCAGGCCGATCCTCGGCACCATGGAGAGGATCGGGGCCGTGGACAGGGCGACACTCCTCGACTATTACGGCGCGCACTACCATCCGGGCAACGTCTTCGTCGTGGCCGCCGGCAAGCTCGATTCCGCGAGGCTGGCCGAGACCCTCGAGGGCAGCCTGGGCCGCGGCGCTGCGGCGGGGCGCACGGCAAGGGACGGTGCGCCCGCAGCGAACCGCGGCGTGCGTATCGTGAGGCGTCCGCTCGAACAGGTGCACCTGTGCATGGGCGTGCCGGGGGTGAGCCAGTCGGACCCGAGGCGCTACCGCCTCTACCTGCTCAACACCATACTGGGCGGCGGCATGAGCTCGCGGCTCTTCCAGGAGGTGCGCGAAAAGCGGGGCCTGGCCTACTCGGTCTACTCCTATCTCAACCTCTGCCTCGACGCGGGCTCGCTCGTCGTCTACGCCGGGACGACGAAGGAGGCCTTCGCAGAGGTGGTCGAGATCGTGCTGAAGGAGTTCGCAAGGCTGAGGCGGGGGGTCAAGGCCGACGAGCTCGCCCGCGCCAAGGAACAGCTCAAGGGCGGCATCCTGCTCGGCCTCGAGACCAGCGAGAGCAGGATGATGAAGATCGCCCGCGACGAGATATACTTCGGCGACGTGATGACCGTAGACAGGATAGTCGAAGAGATAGAGGGGGTCACCGAAGAGGAGATAAGAGGGACGGCAAGGGAGTTCCTCAGAGAAGAGGACCTTGCACTCGTGGCGCTGGGAGATGTGACGAGAAGGCGGCTGCCCGAGCGCCTCAAGCGCTGA
- the raiA gene encoding ribosome-associated translation inhibitor RaiA, with product MRVTVTFRHMESSEPLRSYAEEKTARIARYLTEPAEVHWVLSVEKRRHNADATVVAGGLTIKAHEDTQDLYAAIDTVIDKLEKQVKRHKEKVKNHKAAPAVAEAMAAGAGAAAAPASQPGPRIVKTENQFVKPMSVEEATLQMDMVDNDFLVFTDSSTNNISVIYRRSDGNYGLIETRTR from the coding sequence ATGCGCGTTACCGTTACATTCAGGCACATGGAGTCGTCGGAACCGCTTAGAAGCTACGCCGAGGAGAAGACGGCGAGGATTGCGAGGTACCTCACCGAGCCCGCCGAGGTCCACTGGGTCCTCTCCGTCGAGAAGAGGCGGCACAACGCCGACGCCACCGTCGTCGCCGGCGGGCTCACCATCAAGGCCCACGAGGACACGCAGGACCTCTACGCGGCCATCGACACGGTCATCGACAAGCTCGAAAAGCAGGTGAAAAGGCACAAGGAGAAGGTCAAAAACCACAAGGCCGCGCCCGCCGTCGCCGAGGCGATGGCCGCCGGAGCAGGCGCTGCGGCCGCCCCGGCCTCACAGCCGGGGCCGAGGATCGTAAAGACCGAGAACCAGTTCGTCAAGCCCATGTCCGTCGAGGAGGCGACCCTGCAGATGGACATGGTGGACAACGACTTCCTCGTCTTCACCGACTCGTCGACGAACAACATAAGCGTAATCTACAGGAGAAGCGACGGCAACTACGGGCTCATAGAGACCCGGACCAGGTGA
- a CDS encoding DUF1926 domain-containing protein: MTRFIFCIHIHQPVGNFPSVMEEAYEKSYRPFLEALSRRRRIRLSMHITGYLLDWLAANRPEYIALLRSMVEDGRVEMLGGGYYEPVLAVIPGRDRLGQIAMLSRRIEELFGRRPRGMWLAERVWDPALPGCIRGAGLEYVVVDDYHFRKSGLRGEELGGCYITEDVGEAVKVFPGNERLRYLIPFEPAGRFEEYVRGLEEGSGGRYTAIFADDGEKFGVWPGTQRWVFDEGWLESFLDTVEGASSWLRPVTFSEHLDEEPPLGRVYLPTTSYMELGEWALPAEASRAYAEVVEELKARPDGERILRFVQGGAWRNFLAKYPESDWMHKRMLDVSGRIEEARSRGRREGEAALSDDSIEQARRSLYMAQCNDAYWHGVFGGLYLPHLRARLYGELIRAENIIAPGGAAEPEFMDLDCDGFDEAAMRTSEVSLFADPDDGGTLAEIDFRPAAVNLCNTLSRWYEGYHSRLERAAGGRGGGEHGGGARSIHDVVLVKEEGLERYLNFDDLRRTCLRLHVYGRGEGPESLRSCGQTELSDLHRSPYEAAFPGRTLVMKRESAVGETTLSVEKSVSLEGAVVTMGIRAVNTGAAPIDGLLLTVEFNVCLPGCAGPAVSLRLGDGAVRGLGVTGDDREVSSFELVDTYAGVAASFALDAAAGLWSFPVETVSLSEGGFERIYQGTALHIVYPLDLEAGALLERTLRLELRAV, encoded by the coding sequence GTGACACGGTTCATCTTCTGCATACACATCCATCAGCCGGTGGGCAACTTCCCGTCGGTCATGGAGGAGGCTTACGAGAAGAGCTACCGTCCCTTTCTCGAGGCCCTGTCGCGGCGCCGCCGCATCAGGCTCTCCATGCACATAACGGGCTACCTGCTCGACTGGCTCGCCGCTAACCGGCCGGAGTACATAGCCCTCCTGAGGTCCATGGTCGAGGACGGCCGGGTTGAGATGCTCGGCGGCGGCTATTACGAGCCCGTGCTGGCCGTCATACCGGGGCGCGACCGGCTGGGCCAGATCGCCATGCTCTCCCGTCGCATCGAGGAGCTATTCGGCAGGCGGCCTCGGGGCATGTGGCTCGCCGAGAGGGTCTGGGACCCTGCGCTTCCGGGCTGCATAAGGGGGGCTGGGCTCGAGTACGTCGTCGTCGACGACTACCACTTCAGGAAGTCGGGGCTGCGCGGCGAAGAGCTCGGCGGCTGCTACATCACCGAGGACGTGGGCGAGGCCGTGAAGGTCTTCCCCGGCAACGAGCGGCTGCGCTACCTCATACCCTTCGAGCCGGCCGGGCGTTTCGAGGAGTACGTGCGGGGGCTCGAAGAGGGGTCGGGCGGGCGCTACACGGCCATCTTCGCCGACGACGGCGAGAAGTTCGGCGTCTGGCCCGGAACGCAGCGCTGGGTCTTCGACGAGGGCTGGCTTGAGAGTTTCCTCGATACCGTCGAGGGGGCGTCGTCGTGGCTGCGCCCCGTCACATTCTCCGAGCACCTCGACGAGGAGCCGCCGCTTGGGAGGGTCTACCTGCCGACCACTTCCTACATGGAGCTCGGCGAGTGGGCCCTGCCGGCCGAGGCGTCGAGGGCCTACGCCGAGGTGGTGGAGGAGCTCAAGGCGAGGCCCGACGGGGAACGCATACTGCGGTTCGTCCAGGGCGGTGCGTGGCGCAACTTCCTGGCCAAGTACCCCGAGAGCGACTGGATGCACAAGAGGATGCTCGACGTGAGCGGCAGGATCGAGGAGGCGCGAAGCCGCGGCCGGCGGGAGGGCGAGGCCGCTCTCTCCGACGACTCCATTGAGCAGGCCCGCCGCAGCCTCTACATGGCCCAGTGCAACGACGCCTACTGGCACGGCGTCTTCGGCGGTCTCTACCTTCCCCACCTCCGCGCAAGGCTCTACGGCGAGCTCATAAGGGCCGAGAATATCATAGCCCCCGGCGGGGCGGCGGAGCCGGAGTTCATGGACCTGGACTGCGACGGCTTCGACGAGGCGGCGATGCGCACAAGCGAAGTCTCGCTCTTCGCCGACCCCGACGACGGCGGCACGCTCGCCGAGATCGACTTCAGGCCGGCGGCCGTGAACCTCTGCAACACCCTTTCGCGCTGGTACGAGGGCTACCACTCCAGGCTCGAACGGGCCGCGGGCGGCCGCGGCGGCGGAGAGCACGGCGGCGGGGCCAGGAGCATCCACGACGTGGTGCTCGTCAAGGAAGAGGGCCTGGAAAGATACCTGAACTTCGACGACCTCAGGCGCACTTGCCTCCGCCTCCACGTCTACGGCCGGGGTGAGGGACCCGAAAGCCTCCGCTCTTGCGGGCAGACCGAGCTCTCGGACCTCCACCGCTCCCCCTACGAAGCGGCGTTCCCGGGAAGGACGCTCGTCATGAAGAGGGAGTCGGCCGTCGGTGAGACGACGCTCTCCGTGGAGAAGTCGGTGAGCCTCGAGGGGGCGGTGGTGACGATGGGCATAAGGGCCGTAAACACCGGCGCCGCGCCCATTGACGGCCTGCTCCTGACCGTGGAGTTCAACGTATGTCTTCCGGGCTGCGCCGGTCCGGCCGTGAGCCTGCGCCTTGGCGACGGCGCGGTGCGGGGGCTCGGCGTCACAGGCGACGACAGGGAGGTGAGCTCGTTCGAGCTCGTCGACACCTACGCCGGCGTGGCCGCATCATTCGCCCTCGACGCCGCGGCGGGGCTCTGGAGCTTTCCGGTCGAGACCGTATCGCTCTCCGAGGGCGGCTTCGAGAGGATATACCAGGGCACGGCCCTCCACATCGTCTACCCCCTCGATCTCGAGGCCGGGGCGCTCCTTGAAAGGACGCTCCGTCTCGAGCTCCGGGCCGTCTGA
- the lptB gene encoding LPS export ABC transporter ATP-binding protein, whose amino-acid sequence MKRLEVRELVKSFKGRRVVDGVTLDVAQGEIVGLLGPNGAGKTTTFYMTVGLVTPDSGRVMLDDTDITAVSMYRRARLGISYLPQEPSVFRKLTVEENIRAILEFQDLGPGELEERLDRQLRELGVEHLRGVKAYALSGGERRRVEIARAMVNEPAFLLLDEPFSGIDPKAVGDIQDIVTELRDKGIGILVTDHNVGATLGICDRAYIIGEGRLLEAGAPERILESRRVREVYLGERFRL is encoded by the coding sequence ATGAAGAGGCTGGAAGTAAGGGAGCTCGTCAAGTCTTTCAAGGGCAGGCGCGTGGTCGACGGCGTGACCCTCGACGTCGCGCAGGGTGAGATCGTGGGACTTCTGGGGCCCAACGGCGCCGGCAAGACCACGACCTTCTACATGACCGTGGGGCTTGTGACCCCCGACAGCGGCCGCGTCATGCTCGACGACACCGACATAACGGCCGTCTCCATGTACCGGCGGGCCAGGCTCGGCATAAGCTATCTCCCCCAGGAGCCCTCGGTCTTCCGCAAGCTCACGGTGGAGGAGAACATCAGGGCCATACTGGAGTTCCAGGACCTCGGGCCGGGCGAGCTCGAGGAGCGCCTCGACAGGCAGTTGCGCGAGCTCGGCGTGGAGCACCTGCGGGGCGTCAAGGCCTACGCCCTCTCGGGCGGCGAAAGGCGCAGGGTCGAGATAGCGAGGGCCATGGTCAACGAGCCGGCCTTCCTGCTCCTGGACGAGCCGTTCTCGGGCATAGACCCGAAGGCGGTGGGCGACATACAGGACATCGTCACCGAGCTGCGGGACAAGGGCATAGGCATACTCGTCACGGATCACAACGTGGGCGCCACGCTCGGCATCTGTGACAGGGCGTACATCATAGGCGAGGGAAGGCTGCTCGAGGCCGGCGCTCCGGAGCGCATACTGGAGAGCCGCCGCGTGCGGGAGGTCTACCTGGGCGAGAGGTTCAGGCTCTGA
- a CDS encoding HAD-IIIA family hydrolase: MARKVRAVRLLVLDVDGVLTDGSIIYDDAGLETKAFNVKDGHGIKLLRRAGLEAAVITARTSRVVELRAADLSIEMLFQGATDKRAAFAELLERTGLSAAETAYVGDDVVDLPVLSRAGFSVAVADAVAEVKERVHYVTSLPGGRGAVREVCELILKTQGRWKTLMSRYLD; encoded by the coding sequence CTGGCCCGGAAGGTGAGGGCCGTAAGACTTCTTGTGCTCGACGTGGACGGCGTGCTCACCGACGGCTCGATCATCTATGACGACGCCGGCCTGGAGACGAAGGCCTTCAACGTCAAGGACGGCCACGGCATAAAGCTGCTTCGCAGGGCGGGGCTCGAGGCGGCCGTCATAACGGCCCGCACCTCCAGGGTCGTGGAACTGCGCGCCGCCGACCTCTCCATAGAGATGCTCTTCCAGGGGGCCACGGACAAGCGCGCGGCCTTCGCCGAGCTGCTCGAAAGGACGGGGCTCTCGGCGGCCGAGACGGCATACGTGGGCGACGACGTGGTGGACCTGCCCGTGCTCTCCAGGGCCGGCTTCTCGGTCGCCGTCGCCGACGCCGTGGCCGAGGTGAAGGAGCGGGTCCACTACGTCACCTCCCTTCCCGGCGGCCGCGGCGCGGTGCGCGAGGTCTGCGAGCTCATACTCAAGACGCAGGGGCGGTGGAAGACCCTCATGAGCCGCTATCTCGACTGA
- a CDS encoding response regulator transcription factor — MRILLVEDEKKVASFIKRGLEQEGYAVDVSVDGEEGLLYAKANEYDVIILDILLPRKNGLEVLKELKEARISSPVILLTALDSVEDRVKGLDLGADDYLPKPFAFEELLARVRALMRRGGEGVPVLEFEDLSLNPLTRKARRGDREIELTLKEYALLEYLLRNPNRVLSRALIAEHIWDQTFDSETNIVDVYINRLRSKLDHDPKRRLIHTVRGVGYVLKKA; from the coding sequence ATGAGAATCCTTTTGGTCGAAGACGAGAAGAAGGTCGCCTCCTTCATCAAGCGGGGGCTCGAACAGGAGGGCTACGCCGTGGACGTGTCGGTCGACGGCGAGGAGGGGCTCCTGTACGCGAAGGCCAACGAGTACGACGTCATCATCCTCGACATCCTGCTGCCCAGGAAAAACGGCCTCGAGGTGCTGAAGGAGCTCAAGGAGGCGAGGATATCGTCGCCCGTAATCCTGCTCACGGCGCTCGATTCGGTGGAGGACCGGGTCAAGGGCCTGGACCTCGGCGCCGACGACTACCTGCCAAAGCCCTTCGCCTTCGAGGAGCTTCTGGCCAGGGTGAGGGCGCTCATGAGGCGCGGCGGCGAGGGCGTGCCGGTGCTCGAGTTCGAGGACCTGAGCCTGAACCCCCTCACGCGCAAGGCCAGGAGGGGCGACAGGGAGATAGAGCTGACCCTCAAGGAGTACGCCCTGCTCGAATACCTGCTTCGCAACCCCAACCGCGTTCTTTCGCGGGCCCTCATAGCCGAGCACATCTGGGACCAGACCTTCGACAGCGAGACCAATATAGTCGACGTCTACATAAATCGCCTGCGCTCCAAGCTCGACCACGACCCCAAGCGCCGCCTCATACACACGGTGCGCGGCGTGGGATACGTGCTCAAGAAGGCATGA
- a CDS encoding FAD-binding protein: MMKASVKNELKRFLGSENASFSDEDRLCYGYDATGELFRPDGVVFPRDAGDVAFVLKTACAEGFAVVPRGAGSGFTGGSLPVRGGVVLSTERMNRIVEVDEANLTALVEPGVVTGELQDRVEALGLFYPPDPTSLKFCTIGGNIAECAGGPRAVKYGVTRDYVLGLEAVLPTGEIIETGTAAAKGVVGYDLTRLLVGSEGTLGVVTGARLRLVPRPLALKTLRAVFADVACAASAVAEITGARIVPCTLELMDGECIRCVEEYAGLDLGGAGAMLLIEVDGAAEAVEGEAARIAELCRAAGAVEVRAAADGAERRELWKARRAMSPALSRLRPRKINEDVVVPRARIVELVDGVREVAGRREVLIACFGHAGDGNIHVNVMIDDSDADEAARGEAAVRDVFELALRLGGTISGEHGIGTSKAPYLSMELSAEVVALMKRIKAAFDPMGVLNPGKVFPGEAAAGRAASP; this comes from the coding sequence ATGATGAAGGCGAGCGTAAAGAACGAGCTCAAGAGGTTTCTGGGCTCGGAGAACGCGTCCTTCTCCGACGAGGACAGGCTCTGCTACGGCTACGACGCCACCGGTGAGCTCTTCAGGCCCGACGGCGTCGTCTTCCCCCGCGACGCCGGCGATGTGGCGTTCGTGCTGAAGACGGCCTGCGCCGAGGGGTTCGCCGTCGTGCCCAGGGGCGCCGGCAGCGGCTTTACGGGCGGCAGCCTGCCCGTGCGCGGCGGCGTGGTGCTGAGCACGGAGCGCATGAACCGCATCGTCGAGGTGGACGAGGCGAACCTTACGGCCCTCGTGGAGCCCGGCGTGGTGACAGGCGAGCTCCAGGACCGGGTCGAGGCCCTGGGGCTCTTCTACCCCCCCGACCCGACGAGCCTCAAGTTCTGCACCATCGGAGGCAACATAGCCGAGTGCGCCGGAGGGCCGAGGGCCGTCAAGTACGGCGTCACCCGCGACTACGTGCTGGGCCTGGAGGCCGTGCTGCCGACGGGCGAGATAATAGAGACCGGCACGGCCGCCGCGAAGGGGGTCGTCGGCTACGACCTCACGAGGCTTCTGGTCGGCTCGGAAGGCACGCTCGGCGTTGTGACGGGGGCGCGGCTCAGGCTCGTGCCAAGGCCCCTGGCGCTCAAGACCCTTCGCGCCGTATTCGCCGACGTGGCTTGCGCGGCCTCGGCCGTGGCCGAGATAACCGGGGCCAGGATCGTTCCGTGCACGCTCGAGCTCATGGACGGCGAGTGCATAAGGTGCGTGGAGGAGTACGCGGGCCTTGACCTGGGCGGCGCCGGCGCCATGCTGCTCATCGAAGTGGACGGCGCGGCGGAGGCTGTCGAGGGCGAGGCGGCCCGCATAGCGGAGCTCTGCCGCGCCGCCGGGGCCGTGGAGGTGAGGGCCGCGGCCGACGGGGCCGAGAGGAGGGAGCTGTGGAAGGCCCGGCGGGCCATGAGCCCGGCGCTTTCGAGGCTGAGGCCCCGCAAGATCAACGAGGACGTCGTCGTGCCGAGAGCCAGGATCGTCGAGCTCGTCGACGGCGTGAGAGAGGTGGCCGGGCGCAGGGAGGTGCTCATAGCCTGCTTCGGACACGCCGGCGACGGCAACATACACGTCAACGTCATGATCGACGACTCCGACGCCGACGAGGCGGCCCGCGGCGAGGCGGCCGTAAGGGATGTCTTCGAACTCGCGCTCAGGCTCGGCGGCACCATCTCCGGCGAGCACGGCATCGGCACGTCCAAGGCGCCGTACCTCTCCATGGAGCTTTCGGCCGAAGTGGTGGCGCTCATGAAGCGCATAAAGGCGGCCTTCGACCCCATGGGCGTGCTCAACCCGGGAAAGGTCTTTCCCGGCGAGGCGGCCGCCGGGAGGGCCGCCTCGCCGTGA
- a CDS encoding (Fe-S)-binding protein: MTILSDCSEMARRCVRCGSCRSGCPAYGVVGREGASPRGRVALIGARAGGEDFGDAYLRSIRECTLCGSCAAACPRGVDVPSLVLAARAQAVERDGLPAGAGFVLNGLLGSPSRMGLVFRLASTLRGLVMKSDPSGGGAVTRFDLLGGRRCLPELPPAPFLGGGRAARREGPAGGEPKVGFFAGCVINYLLPRVGEASFRALAGAGASVEAPAGQLCCGMPALSLGDRETARSLALRNMEVFEQGGYDYVTTACATCTHALRGLYTDLFAGDGGDMIARAAAFSSRVMDITELLADVTGWGGGRGGAGGATVTYHDPCHLARYQGVKDQPRELIERSGNRFVEMRRPCSCCGLGGGLSLTNYRMSMEITREKVENIKDSGAQVVATACPGCMVQIGDGLHRFGAEAKVVHVVELL; encoded by the coding sequence GTGACCATCCTCTCCGACTGCAGTGAGATGGCGCGCCGCTGCGTGCGCTGCGGCTCCTGCAGGAGCGGCTGTCCCGCCTACGGGGTCGTGGGCCGCGAGGGGGCGAGCCCGCGGGGCAGGGTGGCGCTCATCGGCGCAAGGGCCGGCGGAGAGGACTTCGGCGACGCCTACCTCCGGAGCATACGGGAGTGCACGCTCTGCGGCTCCTGCGCGGCGGCCTGCCCGCGGGGCGTGGACGTGCCTTCGCTCGTGCTCGCCGCCAGGGCGCAGGCCGTGGAGCGCGACGGTCTGCCCGCCGGAGCCGGCTTCGTGCTCAACGGCCTGCTCGGCTCGCCCTCGCGTATGGGCCTCGTCTTCAGGCTCGCCTCCACGCTGCGGGGACTTGTCATGAAGTCCGATCCGTCGGGAGGAGGGGCCGTGACGAGGTTCGATCTCCTCGGCGGGCGGCGCTGCCTGCCCGAGCTCCCCCCGGCGCCCTTTCTTGGCGGGGGGCGGGCGGCCCGGCGGGAAGGTCCGGCGGGCGGGGAGCCGAAGGTGGGCTTTTTCGCGGGCTGCGTCATAAACTACCTCCTGCCCCGCGTGGGCGAGGCCTCGTTCAGGGCGCTCGCCGGGGCCGGAGCCTCGGTCGAGGCGCCGGCGGGGCAGCTATGCTGCGGGATGCCGGCACTCTCCCTCGGGGACCGCGAGACGGCCCGCTCGCTTGCGCTCAGGAACATGGAGGTCTTCGAGCAGGGCGGCTACGACTACGTCACCACGGCCTGCGCCACCTGCACCCATGCGCTGCGGGGCCTCTACACCGATCTCTTCGCCGGGGACGGCGGCGACATGATCGCCAGGGCGGCCGCCTTCTCCTCAAGGGTCATGGACATAACCGAGCTCCTTGCCGATGTGACGGGCTGGGGCGGAGGGCGCGGCGGCGCCGGGGGCGCGACGGTCACATACCACGACCCCTGTCACCTCGCGCGCTACCAGGGCGTGAAGGACCAGCCCCGCGAGCTCATCGAACGCAGCGGCAACAGGTTCGTCGAGATGAGAAGGCCCTGCTCGTGCTGCGGCCTCGGCGGCGGGCTGAGCCTCACCAACTACCGCATGAGCATGGAGATTACGAGGGAGAAGGTGGAGAACATAAAGGATAGCGGCGCGCAGGTGGTGGCCACGGCCTGTCCGGGCTGCATGGTGCAGATAGGAGACGGCCTCCACCGCTTCGGCGCGGAGGCGAAGGTCGTCCACGTGGTGGAGCTTCTGTGA